A genomic region of Azospirillum sp. TSH58 contains the following coding sequences:
- a CDS encoding creatininase family protein produces the protein MAQERGTGQAIGVETDKRRLAELTAEEARTVFARRPVVLLPLGSHEDQGPHAPMGDHLAAGAIADRVAARATARGVETYVAPTLPFGGGNFFATTVGGIALSQTTMRAVLEDIFASLVDQGIDRLIVLNGHGGNVEPVNDVTRTLYRRRKVLVPSLYLWRIGYALLPEILGPETAKRASGHGADPLTSVYWHLFPDLVRPDLVPEPIAPGRVLDLPMAGFGTVSFEGAEVSVPVAVDEISPNAVLHGDARLSSPETGAALMDRLVERVTRFTEHFAARVP, from the coding sequence ATGGCGCAGGAGCGCGGGACCGGTCAGGCGATCGGGGTGGAAACGGACAAGAGGCGGCTCGCCGAGCTGACGGCGGAGGAGGCGCGGACGGTCTTCGCGCGCCGGCCGGTCGTGCTGCTGCCGCTGGGCAGCCACGAGGACCAGGGACCGCACGCCCCGATGGGCGACCATCTGGCCGCCGGCGCCATCGCCGACCGCGTGGCGGCGCGGGCGACGGCGCGCGGGGTGGAGACCTACGTGGCGCCGACGCTGCCGTTCGGCGGCGGCAACTTCTTCGCCACCACGGTGGGCGGCATCGCCTTGTCCCAGACGACGATGCGGGCGGTGCTGGAGGACATCTTCGCCAGCCTCGTGGACCAGGGGATCGACCGGCTGATCGTCCTGAACGGCCATGGCGGCAACGTGGAGCCGGTCAACGACGTGACCCGGACCCTCTACCGCCGCCGCAAGGTGCTGGTGCCCAGCCTGTATCTCTGGCGCATCGGCTACGCCCTGCTGCCGGAGATCCTGGGACCGGAGACGGCGAAGCGCGCCAGCGGGCATGGGGCGGACCCGCTGACCAGCGTCTACTGGCATCTCTTCCCGGACCTTGTCCGGCCGGACCTCGTGCCCGAGCCGATCGCTCCCGGCCGGGTTCTCGATCTGCCGATGGCCGGTTTCGGCACCGTGTCCTTCGAGGGGGCGGAGGTGTCGGTTCCCGTCGCCGTGGACGAGATCTCGCCGAACGCCGTGCTGCACGGCGATGCCCGGCTGAGTTCGCCGGAGACCGGGGCCGCCCTGATGGATCGGCTGGTGGAGCGGGTGACCCGCTTCACGGAGCATTTCGCCGCGCGGGTGCCCTGA